The Quadrisphaera sp. DSM 44207 genome window below encodes:
- a CDS encoding Gfo/Idh/MocA family protein: protein MSGTGASGVDGARIGLVGYGDAGRGIHARLLREAGLDVAVVATASPQRVAAAREELPGAAVVPDLPALLDARPDAVVLASPTGAHAEQVLACVAAGVPVVCDKPLAVDAPTAASLVAAAREAGVPLTVFQNRRWDDEQRTLAAVLDQDALGPVHRFERRWERWRPVPKDRWRENAPPQQGGGLLLDLGSHLVDSAVQLFGPVTAVGAEIAARTTVAEDDVFLSCVHAGGVRSHLWAASLVAAPGPRTRVLGARGAYLATGFEGVPDATAVPSTAPPGCTGWVFGGEEPVPVPTAPGAHADFYRLLGAALREGTGQAGMPVQPEDAVHVLAVLDAARLSAEQGRVVPVAPSAP, encoded by the coding sequence GTGAGCGGGACGGGGGCGAGCGGCGTGGACGGCGCGAGGATCGGGCTGGTCGGGTACGGGGACGCCGGGCGCGGGATCCACGCCCGGCTGCTGCGGGAGGCGGGGCTGGACGTCGCCGTGGTGGCCACCGCCAGCCCGCAGCGGGTGGCGGCGGCGCGCGAGGAGCTGCCCGGCGCCGCCGTGGTGCCGGACCTGCCCGCGCTGCTGGACGCCCGCCCCGACGCGGTCGTCCTCGCCTCCCCCACCGGCGCGCACGCGGAGCAGGTTCTCGCGTGCGTCGCCGCCGGCGTGCCCGTGGTCTGCGACAAGCCGCTGGCCGTCGACGCCCCGACCGCCGCCTCCCTCGTGGCGGCGGCGCGGGAGGCGGGCGTGCCGCTGACCGTCTTCCAGAACCGCCGCTGGGACGACGAGCAGCGCACCCTCGCGGCGGTCCTGGACCAGGACGCCCTGGGCCCGGTGCACCGCTTCGAGCGGCGCTGGGAGCGGTGGCGGCCGGTGCCCAAGGACCGCTGGCGCGAGAACGCCCCGCCGCAGCAGGGCGGCGGCCTGCTCCTCGACCTCGGCAGCCACCTCGTCGACTCCGCCGTGCAGCTCTTCGGCCCCGTCACCGCCGTCGGGGCCGAGATCGCCGCGCGCACGACCGTCGCCGAGGACGACGTGTTCCTCTCCTGCGTCCACGCCGGCGGGGTGCGCAGCCACCTGTGGGCCGCCTCCCTCGTCGCGGCGCCCGGGCCGCGCACCCGCGTCCTGGGAGCGCGCGGCGCGTACCTGGCGACCGGGTTCGAGGGGGTGCCCGACGCCACAGCCGTGCCGTCCACGGCGCCGCCGGGGTGCACCGGGTGGGTCTTCGGCGGGGAGGAGCCCGTCCCGGTCCCCACGGCGCCCGGGGCGCACGCGGACTTCTACCGCCTGCTGGGCGCGGCCCTGCGCGAGGGGACGGGGCAGGCGGGGATGCCGGTGCAGCCGGAGGACGCCGTGCACGTCCTCGCGGTCCTCGACGCCGCGCGGCTCAGCGCGGAGCAGGGGCGGGTCGTGCCGGTGGCGCCGTCCGCGCCCTGA
- a CDS encoding phosphatase PAP2 family protein, with amino-acid sequence MALPGLSAPVRHRPPSSRHRALARARGPVASLAPGRAPDRAPDRGPGPELVRELDRATARALEGARPASRTTQRRPARAAVAAAVRWWPLAAAAVLLAVVVDVVTAGPLVRLDVAVQAYAPLQRWPALEDAAWVMDDMGLRGLTVPLLVVVALLLRWRTGDWRPLLVVVVSELALNLVVGSTKLATGRGFPRDGDPALGQDGIIFPSGHAANTALCAALLVHFAGRWRGRRLRRRTQVAAVAGPTATMAAISLYLGTHWVTDLVVGALVGLLLARAALRWQEQIARVARRLTGWRLDAPGVRARTAPPARPAPAPR; translated from the coding sequence ATGGCCCTGCCCGGACTCAGCGCCCCCGTGCGCCACCGGCCGCCGTCCTCGCGCCACCGCGCCCTGGCACGCGCGCGCGGGCCCGTCGCCTCCCTCGCACCCGGCCGCGCACCGGACCGCGCACCGGACCGCGGGCCGGGCCCCGAGCTGGTCCGCGAGCTGGATCGCGCCACCGCACGAGCGCTCGAGGGTGCCCGCCCGGCTTCCCGCACCACGCAGCGGCGGCCCGCGCGGGCTGCGGTCGCGGCGGCGGTGCGCTGGTGGCCGCTGGCGGCCGCGGCGGTGCTCCTCGCCGTCGTCGTCGACGTCGTCACCGCCGGGCCGCTGGTGCGCCTGGACGTCGCGGTGCAGGCGTACGCGCCGCTGCAGCGGTGGCCGGCGCTCGAGGACGCCGCGTGGGTGATGGACGACATGGGCCTGCGCGGCCTGACGGTCCCGCTGCTGGTGGTGGTCGCGCTGCTGCTGCGCTGGCGCACCGGCGACTGGCGGCCCCTGCTCGTGGTGGTGGTCTCCGAGCTCGCCCTCAACCTCGTCGTGGGCTCGACCAAGCTCGCCACCGGTCGGGGCTTCCCCCGCGACGGCGACCCGGCCCTCGGCCAGGACGGGATCATCTTCCCCTCCGGGCACGCCGCGAACACCGCGCTGTGCGCCGCGCTGCTCGTGCACTTCGCGGGCCGGTGGCGCGGGAGGCGCCTGCGCCGGCGCACGCAGGTCGCGGCCGTGGCCGGACCGACGGCGACGATGGCGGCGATCTCCCTGTACCTGGGCACGCACTGGGTCACCGACCTCGTGGTCGGCGCCCTCGTCGGCCTGCTGCTGGCGCGGGCGGCGCTGCGCTGGCAGGAGCAGATCGCCCGCGTCGCGCGGCGGCTGACCGGGTGGCGGCTGGACGCCCCTGGCGTCAGGGCGCGGACGGCGCCACCGGCACGACCCGCCCCTGCTCCGCGCTGA